The proteins below come from a single Gimesia alba genomic window:
- a CDS encoding cytochrome-c peroxidase gives MMARATHHMWGIALTAGVVFTFVISAGSFTVQAEEPVIKVPAGLPPIEFPEDNPPTAEKIALGKQLFFDKRLSRDNTISCASCHAPDKGYSNADQFATGFKGQKGGRNSPTVINAAYNKFHFWDGRAGSLEEQALGPIANPIEMNLTLKEAVDRINAIPGYKKQFQKVFGSDATEENIAKAIATYERTVLCGDAPYDKFKVGDKKALSEPAQRGMKLFFGKAVCSACHSGPNFTDNAFHNIGVGMDAKEPDVGRKAISKLGGDQGSFKTPSLRDIARSGPYMHDGSMQTLKEVVEHYNKGGIPNEFLDEEIYKLNLTPQEVDDLVTFMKEGLASSNYPEHKAPKLPE, from the coding sequence ATGATGGCGCGGGCAACACATCACATGTGGGGAATTGCTCTGACAGCAGGGGTTGTTTTCACATTCGTCATCAGTGCGGGGTCTTTCACAGTTCAGGCAGAGGAGCCGGTGATTAAGGTTCCAGCTGGTTTGCCGCCCATTGAATTTCCTGAAGATAATCCTCCCACTGCCGAAAAAATTGCACTCGGGAAACAGCTGTTCTTTGACAAACGTCTCTCGCGTGATAACACAATTTCCTGTGCCAGCTGTCATGCACCCGATAAGGGTTACAGCAACGCAGACCAGTTTGCGACCGGCTTCAAGGGACAAAAAGGGGGCCGCAATTCACCAACTGTGATTAACGCCGCTTATAACAAGTTTCATTTCTGGGACGGCCGTGCCGGATCACTGGAAGAACAGGCGTTAGGACCGATTGCGAACCCAATCGAGATGAATCTGACGCTCAAGGAAGCCGTCGATCGTATCAATGCCATCCCTGGCTACAAAAAACAGTTCCAGAAAGTATTCGGTTCGGATGCGACCGAAGAGAATATCGCCAAAGCGATTGCCACCTATGAACGCACCGTTTTGTGTGGCGATGCTCCTTATGACAAGTTCAAAGTGGGTGACAAAAAAGCGCTTTCTGAACCGGCACAGCGGGGTATGAAGCTGTTTTTCGGGAAAGCTGTTTGCAGTGCCTGTCATTCGGGGCCGAATTTCACCGACAATGCCTTTCACAATATTGGCGTGGGTATGGATGCAAAAGAGCCTGATGTGGGCCGTAAAGCTATCAGTAAGCTGGGCGGTGATCAGGGAAGTTTCAAAACCCCTTCACTGCGGGATATCGCCCGATCTGGACCTTATATGCACGATGGCAGCATGCAGACTTTGAAAGAAGTCGTAGAACACTATAATAAGGGAGGTATTCCCAACGAGTTTCTCGACGAAGAAATCTACAAGTTGAATTTAACGCCTCAGGAAGTGGATGATCTGGTAACCTTCATGAAAGAAGGCCTGGCCAGTTCGAATTACCCTGAGCATAAAGCACCCAAGTTGCCTGAATAA